The sequence below is a genomic window from Methanobacterium sp..
CCCTACGTTTTCTAACAACAATGGCCACCTTAGCACCAGGACGTACCGTGCTTACTGGTGATGATTCACTGAAAAAACGTCCCATGCAAGATCTACTAGACTCCCTTAAACCATTAGGTGTAGAAGCATTTTCAAAAAATGATGACGGTTTACCTCCAATTATAGTTAAAAATGGTTTCAGAGGAGGCAAAACTAAGATTAAGGGTGATGTGAGTTCACAATACATCTCATCCATATTATTATCAGCACCTTACGCCCAGACACATGTAGATCTAGAGGTAGTGGGTGAGTTTAAAAGCCGACCCTACGTTGACATGACCCTGGATATCATGGAAAAATTCGGAGTGAAGATCAACCATGAAAAAGAAAACCAGTATCACATCCCTAATCAAACTTACCATTCCCAAAAATACACCATCGAAGGTGACTATTCATCAGCATCATACCTGATCGCTGCTGCTGCCATCCTCAAAGGAAAAGTAACAGTCCAAAACCTTTTTTCAGATTCAAAACAGGGCGATAAGGTGATATTGGATATTTTAAAGGAAATGGGTGCTGATATTAAGCAAAAAACCGATCATGTTATAATCAAGGGAACTGGTGGGAGTGTCCCTCTGCATTCTGCAACCAGTGCCGCTTCCCTACCCCCTGGTGAACTTTTTACTACGTCACTTCAGGGGACTGATGTGGATCTGGAAAACACCCCCGACCTCCTTCCTACAGTTGCTGCTCTGGCCAGTGTGGCCCAGGGAACAAGCCACATAGTAGGGGTTGAACACGCACGATTCAAAGAAACAGACCGAGTTCACACCATGGCTCTTGAACTGTCAAAACTCGGAGTGAAACTTAAAGAAAAACGGGACGGCCTTATTATTAGTGGAGGGGCACATGGAGGTGTGGTGAAGAGTCATGGCGACCATAGGCTGGTTATGGCCCTGACACTGGTGGGTTTAGTTACTGGGGGAATGCGCATTAAAGATGCAGCAGCACATGAGGTATCTTTCCCTAACTTCCCACAAGTTATGCAGAAACTGGGATGTCCAGTTAAAATACTATAAAACTCTAATTTTTATCTCCAGACAAGTCATTGCAACAAAGTCATAAAGGGGATGTATTTTAGTGAACAATCACATCAGAAAATACTGTTCACTCTAGAATATCACCATGCAATACCAATCTATGAAGAACATCATCATGCAAAACCAGTTGATGATGATAGCCTTTAGAGGATACCCTCTGATGGTGGATGACATAATTAGATGATGACCCATACCCTAATAAGGAAATACTTATATATGAGACCATGAATAATACAGTAATTAATGATTAATTTACCGAATCATGTTTTGAGAATGCAAATCTAAAAAACATTGTAATGTGATTAGTAAAGTATCGAGTTTGATTTAGCAAGTAAATATATCGCAGGATCTGCAGGGGATTAAAATGAAGAAAAACAAGGAAACCAAAATTGTAGTTATGGGCGCCTATAATTCTGGGAAAACCACTACTTTAGAACAGATCTGCCATAATAGGGCTAAGGTTGAATATAATGGCACTACTACTGGTTTAGACTATGGTAGTACCCATATCAGTGGTGAAAAGGTGCATTTCTTCGGAACACCTGGTCAGGATCGTTTTCAATTCATGCGCAAAATCCTCTCAGAGGGCTTGGACGGTGCTATACTGGTAGTTGATAACAGTAATGGAATCACCTCCACGGATCAGGAGATCATAGAACGTTTGGATCAATTCCAAATTCCCTATGTTGTTTTTTCAAATAAACAGGATTTAAACCGCGATAAATTGGAATTGAATTGTGAAGCCCCTATTATTCCCACTATTGCCCAGGAAGGACAAGGAATAATGGATGGAGTGGGAGTTCTTCTAGAAATGGTTAAATCGGGGCGATAATCATCACCCCCCATCAAAGTTCTGAGAAATTAAATTCAAACAAATCTAATTCTGATAAACCGACTTCTAATTCTACTAAAACTACTTCTAATTTGGATAAACCAATTGATCTAATTATGGAAAATCTTCAAAATCTTTATGATTTGAGGGTGTTTGAAGATGGTGATCCCTACCGGGTGTTGATTAGAACCATCCTATCACAGAGAACCAGGGATGACAACACTGACCGTGCTTCAGAACAGCTTTTCTCCCAATACAAAACCATCAATGACATAGCCAATGCTGACCCTGCCCAGTTGGAGCCCCTAATTCGCCCTGCTGGTTTTTACCATGTTAAAGCCAGGAGGATTGTGGAAGTCTCCCGGATACTACTGGATGAATTCAAAGGTAAGGTTCCTAG
It includes:
- the aroA gene encoding 3-phosphoshikimate 1-carboxyvinyltransferase, producing the protein MDEFKKKYDFKNENGDPVELVVERADRIEGIVKAPPSKSYTHRAILLACLAQGKSRLEDPLYSEDTLATLYACQKLGCEVKKYDTHCLVHGTSGKFKNPGKVLNLQNSGTTLRFLTTMATLAPGRTVLTGDDSLKKRPMQDLLDSLKPLGVEAFSKNDDGLPPIIVKNGFRGGKTKIKGDVSSQYISSILLSAPYAQTHVDLEVVGEFKSRPYVDMTLDIMEKFGVKINHEKENQYHIPNQTYHSQKYTIEGDYSSASYLIAAAAILKGKVTVQNLFSDSKQGDKVILDILKEMGADIKQKTDHVIIKGTGGSVPLHSATSAASLPPGELFTTSLQGTDVDLENTPDLLPTVAALASVAQGTSHIVGVEHARFKETDRVHTMALELSKLGVKLKEKRDGLIISGGAHGGVVKSHGDHRLVMALTLVGLVTGGMRIKDAAAHEVSFPNFPQVMQKLGCPVKIL
- a CDS encoding GTP-binding protein; the encoded protein is MKKNKETKIVVMGAYNSGKTTTLEQICHNRAKVEYNGTTTGLDYGSTHISGEKVHFFGTPGQDRFQFMRKILSEGLDGAILVVDNSNGITSTDQEIIERLDQFQIPYVVFSNKQDLNRDKLELNCEAPIIPTIAQEGQGIMDGVGVLLEMVKSGR